The genome window AGTGCATATATGCACATGTCAGTGCCGTGCTTTGGTTTGAAGCCAAACTGATTATCCAGAGAAGAGATGAACTCACTAACTCTATCAAACAGGATTCTTTCTAACACCTTAGATAAAATACTGGCTAGTGCAATCGGCCTGTAATTATCCAAACAGCTCACTTTTGCAGCTTTGTCTTTCATAACTGGTACCAGTAAAATACACAGCATTGAGTCTGGTAATATGCCATGAATCATAAACCCAGTGAAACAGAGCGCTAGAAGAGGAGCTAGCCTTAAActagcatgttttaaatgttctgcAGTGATGTGATCCAAACCAGAGGATTTATTATCAGACAACCTATGAATGGCTTCATATACTTCATGTGTCCTTACACTTATTGTGTCATTACTCATGTCAAGATTGTCCTCATATGGTTCACTTTTTATACAGTTAAACAATGCACTGTAATGCTGTCTCCATAATGCTGCAATGTTATCTGCCCCAGAAACACCTTCAACAGTTGATGGTAGAGATGGTTTACAGTTATTAAGAGCTTTCACCTCTTTCCAAAAATCTGTCATATTATTACACAGCATTTTCCAAAGAATCTGCTCTCAGCATTTGCTCATTTTTAGTTATAAAGCGAACAGCGTACTTATATCTGGCATTCGCACATTTTTTCTGTTCAAATTCTGGGCCTTGTTTAGGTCTTCCAGCCATGACCCAACATTTATAAGCTATGCGAGCTTCATCATGGTACATGGATACATGTTCTTTCCAGCCAGGTCTGATGTTAGGTTTCTTATGCTTATATTGTTTATCAAGCGGTGTACCACTTTCATGCAGAGCAGTCACTATATCATCATACATGGAGCAGAGTAAATGTTTATGCACAGCATTCTTACAGTTGACATCCTTGCACAAAATAGCTTCTTTGGGCAAAGAAATGTTGTTCAGATGTATATCGGTATTACTATGATAAGCTAAGAAATCATCTTCACTACAAGCTGACCAGTCTAATTTTACACTGGTAGCAATATTGTTTCCAGTTGTTGCTGGCATTTGTTCCACATTCACAGTAAAACCAAAAGGTATATGATCTGACACAGTTACCTCATACCTAATAGTCATGTTTGCTAAAGCTGCATGTCCATCAGCTGTACAGATACAGTGGTCCAGCCATGATGTACTATGCCAGGCTTCACTTATGTATGTATAGCTATCTGCAGGCAGCAACACTTTGGTAGACAGGATAAGATTATTAACTTGACAGAAGTGAGTTAAGTGGTCAGCAAACTgagaactgctgtctgtgagatCAGCATTAAAATCACCCAAAACATATATGCTGTAAGTATCGTTGTCTTGAATAAATGCATTAATAAAAGCCAGCCTACTGAGGTATTCTTGCTCATTTTGACAAGATTCATAGGGAGAATAAATATTAAGAATGATAAAACTACTATTGTTCTGTGTATATTGTATACCAATACACCAGTCTACATCCAGTCTAATGAGCTTTATCACAGGGTCTATTTTTTTGTCCCAAAGCACAGCAACCCCTCCAGGTATTCTGCCTCTGACTATAGCTGTGCTGAGATCAGTTGTTGATTCCCCCACTCCCAAAAAACTTGCATTTAGACAGTTAAGTTTTCCCAGGTCCTGTTTGGACAACCATGTCTCCTGCAAGCATAAAATGTCACATTCTGCAAGCAGACTGTCCACAACAATCCGTCGAGCTTTGTCCCCTGCACTCTGTCCCAAACGTAGACCATGACAGTTGTAAGATAATATCCTAATAGACATCTTCATGTTGATACGTTGGTACCAGAAGGCGCAGTTATCTCCCCTGCTGGATCCACTGAGCTTGGCACCACCGTACCGAGCTTACGAGGTTCATAAAAACGCCGGACCAGAGCCCCTTCAGGCCAGAGTTCAGGATTGTACATTTCACCCACATCATTACATTCAGCAGAAACCTTGAAAGAGCTGAACCTGCTACGTTTACTAGCAATTTTTTGACAGGTCACATCTCTTTTAAGTTTCTCTCTCAAATACAGAGCAAGAGTTTCTGCATCTACATCCAGGGCAAATATAGTGGCAAACACGCTCACCAATTtagaccctgtggtatttaggcagcagaacaactaagaataacaactacaaagaatgtttttaggtttctgttgtactgcaaggttctgtacaggagaaccaaaccaagagcaaatattacgtctcatttacacctgagcacgaagagccatcaacatttagcaaattgaatcatctttgtttagatgcaagaagaatcatatagaaatgaaaaagtagaaatagaaatccagagcaaagatatcctctaattcagcgtagcacatgtgcagctgctgcgattcacgtaagcattcggctcgtcgctgttgcagatttttctctcgctgttctggctcacagcgctgcaaacacaaaaataaatatccccaaaggtgtgaaagggagctaattagtaagagtattgttactctccgcaggagtagtccagcagtagaaatcagtccaataacaaggtgtgtaacatctagcagggtgacagaaaaacccagggtaacttctaaggacctcaacgtctctctcacattgtgttttttaaacatgcttccatttgtcacttcagtctttactctgaaatacaggaagagaaatcatggctgaaacaatttctcatgaaaccaggggtgtggtccaacagtcagtttggtgaggaaggttcctaactgagagaagtgacccagaagtatctgtgtagcagccacaatgaatccagatcatgagctttattaactgatcaaagtctcttctttcatcttctgtatcattcagtttgcattggtaatgcccattattgtaatgcttttttaagacgagcaaaactttatttcactttgggttagctgggataagtgatggatggagggaattttacttcagccacagaaatcctaaacaggaaggaggagcagagttacagtggatcactatccagcagggaaacaaggtttatttcaatttcttggccatgagtgagagttactgagtgggcaaattagggagacgacaccatcagatcccgagccctccatgtgttaatcaagagacggctgctgtgctacatccataaataatgaataaattaggagctaaagctgaaaggacagtttatttgtaccatcttcacgtgaacacattcaagaacatcacagatgaagaaacattaaaaacttccacactacataaagcaagaaaaatagtttttctttcaggtggtttcagaaaaacagaaacatcaaacatctccaagactctctttgaaagaactaaaaacctttgttctcatggtccaatcatgagtgaactccccgatgaagccttgtgtgctaaaacatgtcagagttttaaaggttaaacatgagtttccaaaacgttttgctggagaacaatgaactatttgactgagtttcaatcatttacagacgagcaaaaccaggacagagaaaaaaggacaaaactgactcagtaaaaaacagaaaagaagatcccatgtagatctgtattatgtagaagttcagcccagcaaccagttcagttcaacacaagtttaaatgattctatctgaactctgtggagcctgatctcaagctttttgagtccgacacagaaaccagaggatctttctgtgtcttcagattcactgtgatccagtgatgggagtgatttcagccctgagtgatcacgctgatgtttgcacagagcagacaatgaggtgaatgtttgggcacattggtaacagtgaaacagtttattagtaacgtgggatcgtttgtgtgcagagtatgaactgagattcctgaagctcttgtcacactggtcacagctgtagtttccttccatgtgtccacgttcatgaatgttacgattacctgactgtgagaagcttctctcacagtgtctgcacttgtgtggtttctctcctgtgtggactcctttgtgtgttttaagctgacctgcagtggtgaaggatgacccacactgatcacagaggtgctttttaaccccactgtgaatcagttcatgttgttttaagtgATGTGATGtagtgaagcttctcccacattctttgcagtatttcagtttgtctccagtgtgtctacgttgatgtagttttagggtcttttgccgactgaaagtttttccacagaggtcacaatgaaagtctttcccaccaccacagtgatgacagggttgagaactggatccatctgtgtcgctctgcttctaaacaaagacacaaagacagtgtaagtcagtccttcaacatttgtatcctgaacgtcgcctgaaataaagagcatctctgcagacgtccaactacatttgactgtttcagttaacacactcagtttactgggctgcaataactacaatactaccaccataatactacagtaatactaaaatcataactgaaaggaaaatctgaataatcactcagagctgcttttccatgcagtagaattgctaacatgctaacacagtttaatgagcagagttgttccaaacatccatccatccatccatcttcatccgctttatccagagccgggtcgcgggggcagcagcctaagcaaagaggcccagacctccctctccccagccacctcctccagcttatccgggggaacaccaaggcgttcccaggccagccgagagatataatctctccagcgtgtcctgggtctgccccggggcctcctcccggtgggacatgcctggaacacctcacccaggaggcgcccagggggcatccttgtcagatgcccgaaccacctcagctggctcctttcgatgtggagcagtagctgctctactctgagcccctcccggatggccgaacttctcaccctatctctaagggagaggccagccacccttcggaggaagctcatttctgccgcttgtatccgcgaccttgttctttcggtcactacccacagctcgtggccataggtgagggtagggacgtagatcgaccggtaaattgagagcttcgcttttacactcagctccctcttcaccacgacggaccggtgcagcgtccgcattactgcagccgcagccccaatccgtctgtcgatctccggctcccttctcccatcactcgcgaacaagaccccgagatacttgaactcctccacttggggcaggaactcatccccgacccggagtgggcactccacccttttccggctgagaaccatggcctcagatttggaggtgctgatcctcattcccgctgcttcacactcggctgcgaaccgttccagtgcgagctggaggccctcacccgatgaagccaacagaaccacatcatctgcaaaaatcagagatgagattctgaggccaccaaagcgaaagccctccgccacttggctgcgcctagaaatcctgtccataaaaattatgaacacaaccggagacaaagggcagccctggcggagcccatcacccaccgggaacgagtccgacttattgccggcaatgcgaaccaagctcttgcaacggttgtatagggatcgaatggcccgtagcaatgggccagacaccccatactcccgcaacacctcccacaggacaccccgagggacacggtcgaatgccttctccaagtccacaaaacacatgtagactggttgggcaaactcccatgcaccctcaagtatcctggagaggataaagagctggtccagtgttccgcgaccaggacgaaaaccgcattgttcctcctgtatccgaggttcgactagcggacgaactctcctttccagcaccctggcatagactttcccagggaggctgaggagtgtgatccccctgtagttggaacacaccctccggtcccccttcttaaagatggggaccaccaccccggtctgccagtccacaggtactgcccctgatctccacgcaacattgcagaggcgtgtcaaccaggacagccctacaacgtccagagccttcaggaactcggggcggacctcatcaacaccaggggctctgccaccaaggagttgtttaactgcctcagtgacctcgcccccggaaattggcgggtcattcccctcatccccagactctgcttcctcctcggaagacgtgtcagtgggattaaggaggtcctcgaagtattccttccaccgcctgacaattttctcagtcgacgtcagcagcactccgccagcactatacacagtgcaggtagagcaccgctttcccctcctgagacgcctgacggtttgccagaatctcttcgaggcagtccgaaagtctttttccatggcctctccgaactcctcccacacccgagtttttgcttcagccactgcccgagccgcattccgcttggcctgtcgatacctgtcggctgcctccggagtcccacaggccaaccaagcccgataggactccttcttcagcctggtggctcccttcacctctggtgtccaccatttggttcggggattaccaccgcggcaggcaccaaccaccttgcggccgcagctcaatgcagcagcttcggcaatggagacgctgaacatggtccattcggactcaatgtccccagtctccctcggaatgctgttgaagctctgccggaggtgtgcgttgaagatctcgcggactggggcctctgctagacgttcccagcacaccctcactacgcgtttaggtgcaccaggtctgtccagcgtcctcccccgccacctgatccaactcaccaccaggtggtgatcagttgacagctcagcccctctctttacccgagtgtccagaacatatggtcgcaggtctgctgatacgattacaaaatcgatcatcgacctacggcctagagcgtcctggtgccacgtgcacttatggacactcttatgtttgaacagggtgttcgttatggccaaactgtgattagcacagaagtccaataacaaagcaccgctcgggttcagatcagggaggccgttcctcccaatcacgcccctccaggtctcgctgtcgttacccacgtgagcattgaagtctcccagcaggacaacagagtctccaggttgagcaccctccagcaccccccccccccccccccagggactctaagaaggctgggtactctgaactgccactcggcgcataagcgcagatgacagtcaggacccgttccccgaccctaaggcgcagggaacaaaccctctcgtccaccgggaaaaaccccaacgtaccggcagcaagccgaggggatattagaatacccaccccagcccgccgcctctcaccaggggcaactccagactgagacagagtccagcccctctccaggagactggttccagagcccaagccatgtgtagaggtgagcccgactatatctagccggtacctctcaacctcacgcactaactcaggctccttccccaccagagaggtgacattccatgtccctattgccagtcttggcagccgggggtcagccGCCaaggcctccgctcctggccgccacccggcacacaatgcacccgacccctatggcgcctcctgtgggtggtgggcctgcgggaggatgggcccatgtctcctcttcgggctgtgcccggccgggccccatggactaaggcccggccaccagacgctcgccctcgggcaccctccccgggcctggctccagggcggggccccggtaaccctatcccgggcagggtaaactgttccctcggtgtccttttcataagggtcttttgtttgttccaaacagtcaggctaaaatgacaagataacaatataaatacatacctcacagtagctgcacttgtagagtctctttctggtgtggatctgttggtgttgtctcaggtcatgtggagatttaaaagtcttctcacacaggtcacattgataaggtctctcctcagtgtgggtaaacatgtgtcgttgtaagtgtgcgtctgttgtaaactgtttgctacactgttcacagcagtacacatcatgtctgatgtgaatgcgtaggtgtttATTTCGGGgccctctctggctgaaagtttttccacagatgtcacagctgtatggcttaattccagagtgggtaactagatgactctgtaagtggctactgtgagtaaaagctctgccacactgatcacagctgtatgccttaattccagagtgggtaactagatgactctgtaagtggctactgcgagtaaaagctctgccacactgatcacagctgtacgctttaactccactgtggatgagttggtgttttcttAGGGAAGGcttgaaggaaaaagactttccacacaagtcacagctgaacggtctctctccagtgtggatgacctgatgctgttttagtgaagccctcacagtaaaacccttcccacactcgtcacaggtgtgttttttctctccctttcttctgtgaggtttgtcggcctcctgagagcgctgacttctggctccatgttggtcctgcagtgacagagatacaaacagaggcagtgagtgaaatgcagtcgtggaacaaactcaaccttcaaactccattaacactagttttaaacctgaaggtggagcatggcaccaaacaccttaaaggtctcttatccccacctgctggtagttctaacacattacatccaacctgctgttaaagataattcatgactgttcaaacactaaaatcatgcacacacacacacacacacacacacacacacacacacactgttaaggttcaaaaattgaggaaggagagtacaaaccaccatggtccagaagctcttggtcaaacaatgattttaatgactacacacgtgtgggaagaacactctgtacgcagacagcaagtgatctccgacttaatcaaagcataaacagatattttataccgtcagggtttgatttactgacgccccttcatgcgtcacagacagGATATATACACATACGTCAATATCAAAACCACAACGACTTTTGACACAATTTAAAAGAACAATTGTCTTCTATCTTCATAACAGGTgcttcctgtcactgccggatgctcgctTGTCATCTTGGcacctcagcagcagttctgcgacaaactgctctttttgcaaccccaagcaaaacatgattaaacttttacctataaatgattctctctaactgagtgtgtgtgtgtctgtgt of Maylandia zebra isolate NMK-2024a linkage group LG5, Mzebra_GT3a, whole genome shotgun sequence contains these proteins:
- the LOC143412352 gene encoding uncharacterized protein LOC143412352 produces the protein MSSTQKDQHGARSQRSQEADKPHRRKGEKKHTCDECGKGFTVRASLKQHQVIHTGERPFSCDLCGKSFSFKPSLRKHQLIHSGVKAYSCDQCGRAFTRSSHLQSHLVTHSGIKAYSCDQCGRAFTHSSHLQSHLVTHSGIKPYSCDICGKTFSQRGPRNKHLRIHIRHDVYCCEQCSKQFTTDAHLQRHMFTHTEERPYQCDLCEKTFKSPHDLRQHQQIHTRKRLYKCSYCEKQSDTDGSSSQPCHHCGGGKDFHCDLCGKTFSRQKTLKLHQRRHTGDKLKYCKECGRSFTTSHHLKQHELIHSGVKKHLCDQCGSSFTTAGQLKTHKGVHTGEKPHKCRHCERSFSQSGNRNIHERGHMEGNYSCDQCDKSFRNLSSYSAHKRSHVTNKLFHCYQCAQTFTSLSALCKHQRDHSGLKSLPSLDHSESEDTERSSGFCVGLKKLEIRLHRVQIESFKLVLN